Part of the Flavobacterium okayamense genome, GTATCAAGTTATCAAGAAAGTGTAAAACGAAACCCTTCCTTATCAGATTATATGATTATTGGAGCAATAGCTTTTGGTGCTGTAGGATTTTCTCATTGGGGTTCACAAGTTTTGGCTGATTTTTTCAATTCTACTTTTGAAAGTGTTCGTGATCCTAAGAGTTTCATTTCTACTTTTGGAGGAACTTTCTTTTGGATGATAACTTTGGCTACAATAATTGGTATTGCGTTGTCATTTACCAAGTTAAAATCGTATGAAGGAGCAGGGGCTAGTAAAATTGGTAGTATTTTTATTTATATTCTTGTAGCTTCAATCGGTATGAAAATGGATTTAAGTGCCGTTTTAGATAATCCCGGACTTATTTTAGTAGGTATAATTTGGATGATAATTCATTTTATTATCATATTTTTGGTTGCCAAAATTATTAGAGCTCCTTACTTCTTTATTGCAGTGGGTAGTCAAGCAAACGTTGGAGGAGCCGCTTCGGCACCAGTTGTAGCTTCGGCATTTCATCCATCGTTAGCTAGTGTAGGGGTTTTATTAGCAATATTTGGTTATGTTGTAGGAACTTATGGTGCAATTTTATGTACATTTTTAATGGAAATTGCTGCACCAAAATAAAATTGATTTAGATAAATGAGAAAAATTTTCGTATTAAGTTTAGTATTAATTAGCATTTTTGCTTGTACAAAAAAAGAAACAACAGGTAATTTACATTTAACAGGTAATGTTGAAGGTTTAGGGCAAGGAAAACTATACATTAGTAAAATTCAAGACTCTACATTAGTTGTTTTAGACAGTATAACAATTAAAGGTAAATCTAATTTTGAAAGTTTCTTGAATATTGACGGTCCTGAAGTTTTATACTTGTTTTTAGATCGTGGACAAACACAATCTATCGATAACAGCATACCTTTTTTTGCTGAACCTGGAGAAATGTCAATAAATACAAAACTGAAAGAGTTTTTTAATGCAGCTAAAATTACAGGTTCAAAAAATCACGAATTATGGACTGAGTTTAGTAAGCTAAATCAAAGGTTTACAGAAGACAATTTAGATTTAATTGAAAAACGTTTACAAAACGAAATAAACTTTAGCCAAGAAAGACAAGATAGCATTGACAAGGCTTATGAAAAGTTAATCAAAAGAAAATACCTTTATGTTGTTAATTATGCAATGAATCATGCTGATCATGAAATTGCCCCTTATTTAGCAATTACAGAAATTGCAGATGTTAATGTGATGTATTTAGATTCCATCGCAAATAAAATGTCTCCAGAAGTTTCAGAATCGAAATACGGGAAGATTCTTAAAGAACATATTAAAGAGGTTAAAAACAATCAATAAAAAAGAGGCTTTTGAGCCTCTTTTTTATTTCAATATTTTAGACACTCCTGAAGTCCGCTTTTCTTTAAACCTTGAGTTTTTTCCAAAAAAAAAGAGAAAACTTTCGTTTTCTCTTTTTGAGCCGATGGAGGGACTCGAACCCACGACCTGCTGATTACAAATCAGCTGCTCTAGCCAGCTGAGCTACACCGGCGGCTCTAAAGCGGTGCAAATATAATTCGGAAATTTACATTTGCAAAAAAAAATCCGCTTTTTTTTACTATTTTTTTTAGTTCAATCCGTTGATTTTTTCAACTACCTGATTTACAAATCCTTCGAAATCTTTACGAACTTGTCTAAAATGAGCTTTTTTGTTTTCAACTTCACGATTATTGATTTTTACTAACAATTCATCGTAAGTGCTGTAAATAGAATCAACAATTTCGTCTGTTTTTTCAGTAGGTTTTCCACCATTAGTAATTTCCCATACATATACAATGTCTACTAAATCTCCTAAAACATAGTTGATTTCTTTTTTCAAGTTTTTAACGCTTGCCATTTTGTTTACATTTAAAATTCGGTGCAAAGATAATTATTTTAGTTAATACTTAGTTGTTAAGTATTTGTTGTTTTTTTATATTTGAATATTAAACTCATTAAAAATGAACAACCTCGAACGCGTATATAAAATGTCTTTTGCAAGTGTTTATCCGCATTATGTTACCAAAGTAGAGAAAAAAGGTCGCACTGTTGAAGAGTTGCATACTGTCATTTTTTGGTTAACGGGTTACAACGAAAAAGATTTAGAAAATATCATTACTAATAAAGTTAATTTTGAAGATTTCTTTACCAATGCGCCACAAATGAATGCAAACGCTAAAAAAATTACAGGTGTAATTTGTGGTTATCGCGTTGAAGATATTGAAGATAAAATTATGCAACAAGTTCGTTACCTTGATAAATTAATAGACGAATTAGCAAAAGGTAAAAAAATGGAGAAAATTTTACGCGAGTAATTATATCCAAACTTCAAGTAAGTTGGCATTACCCGAAATTATAGCTTTTTCAATTTTAGCTGGAAGCAAAACAGTATCGCCCATTTTATAAGAATACAAAGTATTTTCAACTTCTAATGAAAATTCGCCTTGTGTACACATGAAAACCGCAAACGAACCCTTATGGGCCTCCCAATTCATTTTTCCTTCTAAAGGAATAACATTAGTTTTGAAATAATCACAATGTACTGTTTTATTGCTATGATTAATTTTGTTTTCATAATCAACCTTAGCTTTTGTAGTATTGAAATTAATTGCGTCTAAAGCTAAATCTGTATGTAACTCACGACCATTTCCATTAGCATCTACTCTATCCCAATCGTATACTCTATAAGTAACATCGCTAGTTTGTTGAATTTCGGCAATTACAACACCGCCACCAATAGCATGAATTGTTCCGGTTTCTAAAAAGAAAATATCTCCTTTTTTAACTTCTGTTTCATCTAAAAGTGAAATCAATTCTTTAGAAGCTAATTTCGCTAAATATTCATCTTTATTAGAATCCTTTTTAAAGCCTACTACTAATCGTGAGCCTTTATCGGCTTGCATAACATA contains:
- a CDS encoding DUF4369 domain-containing protein, producing MRKIFVLSLVLISIFACTKKETTGNLHLTGNVEGLGQGKLYISKIQDSTLVVLDSITIKGKSNFESFLNIDGPEVLYLFLDRGQTQSIDNSIPFFAEPGEMSINTKLKEFFNAAKITGSKNHELWTEFSKLNQRFTEDNLDLIEKRLQNEINFSQERQDSIDKAYEKLIKRKYLYVVNYAMNHADHEIAPYLAITEIADVNVMYLDSIANKMSPEVSESKYGKILKEHIKEVKNNQ
- a CDS encoding DUF2200 domain-containing protein yields the protein MNNLERVYKMSFASVYPHYVTKVEKKGRTVEELHTVIFWLTGYNEKDLENIITNKVNFEDFFTNAPQMNANAKKITGVICGYRVEDIEDKIMQQVRYLDKLIDELAKGKKMEKILRE
- a CDS encoding type I phosphomannose isomerase catalytic subunit, with the protein product MKFYPLQFKPILKDRIWGGTKLQSVLNKEITSETTGESWELSTVPNDVSVVSNGDLKGKDLNELIELYPVEILGKSVLERFGKQFPLLFKFIDAKEDLSIQLHPNDELAQKRHNSFGKTEMWYVMQADKGSRLVVGFKKDSNKDEYLAKLASKELISLLDETEVKKGDIFFLETGTIHAIGGGVVIAEIQQTSDVTYRVYDWDRVDANGNGRELHTDLALDAINFNTTKAKVDYENKINHSNKTVHCDYFKTNVIPLEGKMNWEAHKGSFAVFMCTQGEFSLEVENTLYSYKMGDTVLLPAKIEKAIISGNANLLEVWI